A window from Cryptomeria japonica chromosome 1, Sugi_1.0, whole genome shotgun sequence encodes these proteins:
- the LOC131041911 gene encoding putative L-cysteine desulfhydrase 1 gives MENNGTEERAEVYICSGNGGPKGFKRPKTRDENDFDDDEGGFIRREFEHHEKGVARINNGSFGCCPSSVLSAQAKWSRVFMQQPDSFYFNSLQKGILESRQIVSRLINAAHVEEVSLVDNVTTAVAIVLQQVAWAFVEGEFKKGEDAVLMLHYAYGAVKKAIEAYAVRAGAHVIEVHLPFPVSSREEIIVTFREVLKQSKAQSKRIRVAVLDHITSMPSVVLPVKELIKICREEGVDQVFVDGAHAIGSLDIDMQDIGADFYASNLHKWFFCPPPVAFLYCRKQLLPHLHHPVVSSEYGCGLAIESAWVGNRDYSAQLSVPAALEFIEQFEDGIEGIRRKNHDRVIRMAEMLAKAWNTHLGAPPALCSSMAMIGLPDALKVGSEKDALDLRTLLRKKFGVEVPIYYRPPTVVTHLDSTGRPKPAFSAYARISYQIYNTTDDYLKFRDAVNQLVLEASK, from the exons ATGGAAAACAATGGTACAGAGGAGAGAGCTGAGGTTTATATTTGTTCAGGCAATGGAGGCCCAAAGGGTTTTAAAAGACCCAAAACAAgagatgaaaatgattttgatgatgatgaaggggGGTTTATCAGAAGAGAATTTGAGCATCATGAAAAGGGTGTGGCTAGAATCAATAATGGCAGCTTTGGGTGCTGCCCTTCGTCAGTCTTGTCTGCACAGGCGAAGTGGTCGCGTGTCTTCATGCAACAGCCTGATAGTTTCTACTTCAACTCTCTTCAAAAGGGTATTCTGGAATCAAGGCAGATAGTATCTCGTTTAATAAATGCTGCTCATGTTGAAGAAGTGTCTCTGGTAGATAATGTCACCACGGCAGTAGCTATTGTGCTGCAACAG GTTGCCTGGGCATTTGTGGAAGGCGAGTTTAAGAAAGGGGAGGATGCAGTGTTGATGCTACACTATGCTTATGGGGCTGTAAAAAAGGCCATCGAAGCATATGCAGTCCGTGCAGGGGCCCATGTAATTGAAGTTCATCTGCCATTCCCTGTGTCATCTAGAGAAGAAATTATTGTCACTTTTCGAGAAGTTTTGAAGCAGAGTAAGGCTCAGTCCAAGCGGATCAGAGTAGCAGTACTTGATCATATAACCTCTATGCCTTCTGTAGTGCTTCCTGTGAAAGAGCTCATCAAAATTTGTAGGGAGGAGGGTGTGGATCAGGTTTTTGTTGATGGTGCGCATGCTATTGGAAGTTTAGATATTGATATGCAAGATATTGGTGCAGATTTTTATGCTAGCAATCTTCACAAATGGTTCTTTTGTCCTCCTCCTGTTGCTTTTTTGTATTGCCGTAAGcagcttcttcctcatcttcatcacccAGTTGTTTCTAGTGAATATGGGTGTGGCTTGGCTATAGAGTCTGCCTGGGTGGGGAACAGGGATTATAGTGCACAGCTCTCTGTGCCTGCTGCATTGGAGTTCATTGAACAATTTGAAGATGGTATTGAAGGCATCAGAAGAAAGAACCATGACCGTGTTATCCGCATGGCAGAGATGCTAGCCAAGGCCTGGAATACCCATTTGGGCGCCCCTCCAGCACTATGCTCATCAATGGCAATGATAGGTTTGCCAGATGCTTTAAAGGTAGGATCAGAAAAAGATGCTTTGGATTTGAGGACCCTCTTGAGAAAGAAGTTTGGGGTGGAGGTTCCAATATATTACAGACCACCAACAGTGGTGACACATCTTGATTCAACCGGGAGGCCTAAACCAGCATTTTCAGCATATGCAAGGATTTCTTATCAAATTTACAACACTACTGATGATTATCTAAAGTTTCGTGATGCTGTTAATCAGCTTGTGTTGGAGGCTTCTAAATAG